Below is a genomic region from Alphaproteobacteria bacterium SS10.
TCAATCTTGTGCTTCTTCTGAAGCATGCCCCAGTGGCCAGACATGCCAGCCAGGATCATCTGCACCGGCGCTGAGGGATCGCGCTTATTCACCACGGCCTCGGTTAGCAAGCCACCAATGCCACTTGGGAAAGCAGCGCGGCCTCGCAGCCGGATTGGTCCATCCGGCGCCATCGCAATACCGCAACGGGAAACAACAACCTCAGGCTCACGCTGGTTGCGCGGCGCGTTGCCAGCGGCCTCTAACTCGGCCACAACAATCTCGGTGATATTCTTCTCACCCAGCGCCCGGCGCATCCAGGCCTCAACCTCGCCCTGCTCATAAAGCCGGTGGGCGGTCGCCGGATCGCGGCTCAGCACACGGGCTAAGCCACGGGCTTCCCAAGCCACATGGGCGCCAAACTCAAACGGGCGAACAGCCTTACGCGGCGGCTCAGGTGGGCGTGGACTGAGGCGTCGTCCACCTAGCCAACTCTCGATATCCTCAAGCGTCCAACGCTCAAATGGATCATCGTTCAGCAAACCACGCAGTGGCTCCAACATATTGGTTGGTACCCGGCTCTTCTGAACCAGCGCGTAGAAGCTGCCATAGACTAGCTTACGGTCGAGGATGTCTTCATCACTCATACCCGCCAGCGGCGGCTCACCCTGCAGCAGGGTGAGAATGGTCATACCGAGCGCATAGAGATCATCACTGGTTGCCCCAACGCCGCGACCGGCAGGATCTGCCATGCCGCGCTGCAGGGTTTCATAGAGAACAGGTTGGTGATAACCGACCGGTTGGGTCACGCATTCGCCGAGTACGACGCCTTCCGCTAACCCCTTGGGCGCAAACATGTTCGATGGTCGAATGGCACCGTGGCAAATCTTCCGGGACTCAAGGTCACGCAGAACGGACACCATCGGGGCAATAAGCTTTTGGGTGACCTGATCGTGGGTCCAAATCTCCCCACGGCCATCCTCACCGGTCAGGCGGCTGCCAACCGGGCGTTGGAACAGCATCACGACCCGCTGCACCTGATCCGGTGGCCAAACCACGATGCCAGAATGGGCAAGCTTGATCAGATGGGCGTTGTCCAGGCCCACCATCGACTGCAGGATTGGTAGCCGAACCGGCATTGGCCCCTGACAAACCAGCGCGAAAAGCTGCTTCTTAGGGTCGGTTTTACTACGTGCCTCAAAGGCCTTTGTGCCCGGGCTTGAAAGTGCTGGAAGCGGCTTTTTCGGATCGACCTCGTAAGCGCCGCCGATGGCGACCACAGCGTTTGAGCCAGGCGCAGAGCCGCCCGGCGCCTTACCGGCACCGGCATTCTGATCTGGCTTGGTTTCCGCCTTTGCCTCGCTCATACGCGCAGCTTGGTCCCGCTATGCGGCGCCCAGGAAAACAGGCCGCAAACAAGCGGCATAATTCACCGGCTCCGCGAATTACTTAAAATTCGATCCTTTAATCTAGCAAAAACCCTGCCGTCCCGCAGCACCGCGCAACGCTTTCACGCAAAAAGCCAAAGCGGTGGCAGAACTCCCTCAGAATTGGGCAATTTAAGGCTGATGGCCGTCAGACCGCGAAAGGATCGGTCATCAGGATGGTGTCATCCCGCTCTGGGCTAGTGGACAGCAACGACACTGGCGCCTCGATCAACTCTTCGATTCGCCGGATATATTTGATTGCTGTCGCCGGCAATTCAGCCCAGCTTCGCGCACCTTGCGTACTCTCAGACCAGCCCTCAAACGTCTCATAAATCGGCTCAACCGCCATTTGGAGCTTATGGGCCGCGGGCAGGTAATCGATCACCTCACCATTCAGCTTATAGCCCGTACAGACTTTGATCTCGTCCATGCCATCGAGCACATCAAGCTTGGTAAGCGCGATCCCGGTGATGCCGTTAATCTTCACAGCCTGGCGAACCATGACCGCATCAAACCAACCGCAACGACGCTTACGCCCGGTGACCGTACCGAACTCATGCCCTCGCTCACCGAGCAGCTGACCAACGTCATTGTCTTGTTCAGTTGGGAATGGTCCGGCGCCAACACGGGTCGTGTAGGCCTTGGTGATACCCAGCATGTAGTTGAGTGAGTTCGGCCCCATGCTGCCACCCGTTGCCGCCTGGGCCGCAACGGTGTTGGAGGAGGTGACAAACGGATAGGTGCCGTGATCAACGTCAAGCATGGCGCCCTGGGCACCCTCGAACAAGATCCGTTTACCCTCAGCGCGCAGTTGATCCAGGCGACGCCAGACCACATCGGCATAAGGCAGGATTTGATCGGCCAGCTCTGTCAGCTCACTGACCACCTGATCAACTTCGAAGGTGTCGGCGTCATGGGCCGACAGCACGGCGTTGTGGTGGGCCAGCAGCAGCTTCACCTTCTCTTCTAAAACCTCTCGATCAGACAGGTCACAAACCCGGATCGCCCGGCGGGCAATCTTATCCTCATAGGCCGGACCAATACCGCGACCGGTGGTGCCCAGCTTGTGTTCGCCGCGCAGACGCTCTTTGAGCGCGTCAATTGCGCTGTGGATCGGCAGGATAAGGCAAGCATTCTCAGCCACCTTTAGGCTGGTGGCATCGATCTTCAGCCCCTGCTCACGCAGCCGGTCAATCTCAGCCAGTAGCGCCCAAGGGTCGACCACCACACCATTGCCGATGATGGAGAGCTTGCCTGGGCGTACAATGCCTGAGGGCAGGAGGCTCAGCTTATAGACGGTGCCGTCAATGACCAGGGTATGGCCGGCATTGTGCCCCCCTTGGAAGCGCACCACCACATCGGCCCGGCTGGACAGCCAGTCAACGATCTTGCCTTTACCTTCGTCGCCCCATTGGGAGCCGACAACCACCACATTTGCCATCGCCGTATTCCTATCGCCTTGGCTTGATTAATCTGTCTTCGTCACTGGCTTGGCCTCATTGCCTTGCCAAAAATGGGTGCAGCGTTGGGCCACTGCAAATGCCGCAAGTTCATCCGGTTGATCGCCCAGATCGCGGATCACAACCCAACCCTCAGCGGACAGCTTTTGCCGCTCTGCTAAGGTCAGGCTAGCCGGAACGGCAAGGCGCTTTTCTTGGTCAGCAGCAGGCAGCGCCCGCATAATTGAATCCATAAACAGGGTGAAGCCAACGGCAGGTTCACCGAGGGTTGCGAGACGATTGGCCGCCTCCCCCTCAACCCGTTTAACCGGTTCTGCCCCCATCACACCGGCGGAGCGGTAACGCCCGCCGCGCCCCAGCTCACCCCGGACATCGCGGGCAAACAGGGTGAAACTCAACCCCGTCTGATACTCAAAACCGCGCCGCTCCAGCGGGTCGACGGTAATGGTGAGATCGGGCAGATCGCGCTGAACCAACTCAACAACTGAGATCAGACGCTGTACATCGCCCTTAAGGCCCGATGGCATCTCAACGGCCTGCAGTGCCGGAAGAGCTGTTGATACGGGGCCTGACGCATTCAGCAAGTCGGCAAGCACTCGGCTAACTGGGCTCTCAACCGTCAAAACCGCCTCACGGTCACGGCGTCGGACGGCCTCTGCCAGATCCGCCAAATCGTCACCCGTCAGCCCGCTGCCACGTAGGAAATGTGGCTGCAGCGTGGGCAGGCATAGATCGATGGAGAGGCCCTCAATATCGAGCTGGCGGAGGGCGGCAACCGCCATGGTAATGATCTCAGCATCCGCACTGGCCTCAATGGCACCGATTAGCTCTGCGCCCACCTGACAAAACTGCCGCTCTGGTCGCAAGTCAGTGCCATTGACCCGCACCACCTCACCGGCATAGGCGAGACGTAAGGGGCGGGCATGGGCCTGTAGGCGTGAGCCAGCGATGCGGGCAATCTGCGCGGTGATGTCAGCGCGCAGGCCCAGCATCTTGGACGACACCGGGTCCATCAATCGGAAGGTCTGGGGTGCTAAAGCGACACCGGGGCCAGACATAAGCCCGGCCTCAAACTCCATCAGAGGCGGCTTAACCAGCGCAAAGCCGAAGCCCATATAGGTGTCGATAAGCCGATTAACCGTTGACCACTCAGCAGCGGCCATCGGCGGCACAAGATCGCTCAGCCCGTTGGGCAGCAGGGCGGGATGGGTGGTTGGTTCCACGGGATTTGATGCAGGTAAGAGGTTGATCAGTAGGCCAGAACTATCGCAAGTCGGCGCACATCAGACGATGCAGTCCCCTCTTGCGGGAGTGTTCTACTGAATAAACACTGAAAGCGATAGTACCGAGTTGTCCTCGAGGCCCAAGGTCAACGCATCTTCAATCCACAGGATGTCAGTCTTGACCGGTGACGGTAGCTGTAACTGGCCGATTTCAACCAAATCCCGGCCATTCATGGTCATCACACGAAGGGCCCGGCGATCCAGGGCTGGAACGATCAAATCGGGTCGATTGTCACCGGTAATGTCGCGAATAATGTTCATCGCCGTTTGCGGTGAACCATGGGCGTGGTTTGAGAAGCCAGTCATCCGCGCCAACTCTTGAAACCGGCCATTGCGGAACTGGTGGACCGATAGGACCCCCTCAATATGCGGCAGGTGAACGACCGCAATCTCGGGATACCCATCCTGGTTGAAGTCACCGACACCCACCGGGTTCAACCAACGGTTCTTGCGACCGGTACCCAGCCCCTCACCGATCATCTGGAGGCGGGTCACGCCATTACCAAGATCAACTGGCTTATAGATCTGCAGCACGCTGCCACGCTGGGCGTTTGAGTTGACCACCAGCACCTCATCGGTGCCATCACCGTCAACATCACCGATTGTTGGCTGCAAACCTTCGAAGACGGATCCATCGCTCAACCGAAAGGCTGACACCGCACCATTCTTCAAGATTACCCGCAGGGCGCCAGCTTCAATATTGTCGCCAAGGGCGCCATGGGGATAACGGCTAGTTGGCTGGATTAACCAAGCCTCCTCGATTGTGTTCTGCCCCTTACCGGCGCGGCCATCGGGGATCACATCACGGGCTGGCAGAATGATCTCAGACTGTTGGGTTAGTGGGCGGATCGCCATGCTGTTGAACGTGCGCTCAAGCACGAACTCACGCCGGGTGTCAGCGACCACGCGCGGCTCACCGGCATCGGTGACATAGATTGACCGCAGGCCCGGGCGAATGATCACCGACCGACCGCGGGCGACCACCTTTGGCTCCATGTTCCGACCCGCGCGGTTTAATGGCTGCGGGTCGTTCATCTGTTCATTCTGGGTCGCCGGTATCTGCTCTGTTTGCGCCACGGCAGATGGGGCCAAGAACAGGGTGAAAGCGAACAGGCTGGGGATCAGAAGACGTGAGAGCATGATGGCAATCAGGCTTGAGAAATGGAAAACGGCCCAAGCGATACGCCCAGGCCGTTTCAAGTCTAGTGACGGTAGAAGGTGAGTCCAGATACCCCGGCTTAGAAGCTGAGGGTACGTGCCTGGATCACATTCGGCAGTTTGGAGATGCGACCCAACAGACCTTCATCAATCCGTTGGTCCACGGCGACGATACAGATGGCCTCATCACCCTCTGCACGACGGCCGAGGTCGAAGCTGGCGATGTTGATATTGGCGTCACCCAGGGTACGGCCGAGATTGCCGATGAAGCCTGGCTTGTCGTCGTTGCGCACGAACAGCATGTTGGAAGTCACTGAGGTTTCGACGGAAACGCCTTCGATCTCGACAATGCGTGGGCGATCACCGGCCATGAGGGTGCCGGAAACACGGCGCTTACGACGGTCGGTTACCACCTCGATTGAGATCAGGGTTTGGTAATCCTCAACCTTCTCAGTCCGGCTTTCGGTGACCTTGATATCCCGCTCTTTTGCCAGCACGGGTGCGTTGACCATGTTCACACTCTCAAGCAATGGGCCGAGGAGTGACTTCAGAATAATTTGGGTCAGCGGTTTGATATTCACCTCAGCAGCAGCACCGGCATAGGTGATTTCAACAGATTTGAGGCCGGATTCGGTGATCTGACCGGCGAAGCCACCCAGCTGCTCAGCGAGCGACATATAGGGCGCCAAGCGCTTTGCATCCTCGGCCGAGACCGATGGCATGTTGAGCGCGTTAACGATCGCACCGTCGAGCAGATAGTCAGACATCTGTTCGGCAACCTGCAGGGCCACATTCTCCTGCGCCTCATTGGTTGAGGCACCGAGATGCGGTGTGCAGATCAGATTGTCATGGCCGAATAGCGCGTTTTCCTTGGCCGGTTCTTCAAGGAACACATCCAGTGCAGCGCCAGCAACATGACCGGCATCGAGGGCAGCCTTAAGCGCCACCTCATCGATCAAGCCACCACGGGCACAGTTCACGATGCGAACACCCGGCTTCATGATGTCGAGTGCCTTGGCATCGATGATGTTGCGGGTCTGATCGGTCAGCGGCACATGCAGGGTGATGAACTCTGAACGCTTGAACAGGTCTTCCAGTTCAACCTTCTCAACACCGAGGTCGAGGGCGCGCTCTTCCGACAGGAAGGGATCAAAGGCGATGACCTTCATCTTCAGGCCTTGGGCGCGGTCGGCGACAATTGCACCGATATTGCCGCAACCAATGACGCCAAGGGTTTTGCCGGTTAGCTCAACACCCATGAACCGCTTCTTCTCCCACTTACCGGCATGGGTGGATTCATTTGCCTGGGGGATTTGACGGGCCAGGGCCATCATCATGGAGATGGCGTGCTCAGCCGTGGTGATTGAGTTACCGAACGGCGTGTTCATGACCACGATACCGCGTGCGGTCGCGGCAGGGATCTCGATGTTATCGACGCCGATACCAGCGCGCCCGATAACTTTGAGGTTATGGGCCGCTTCAAAGATGTCGGCATTTGGTTTGGTGGAAGAGCGGACTGCGAGGCCGTCATAGCTGCCGATGATTTCCTTCAGCTCTTCTGGCTTCAGGCCAGTTTTAACGTCGGCCTCAATGCCGCGCTGTTTAAAGATATCGACGGCCGCTGGGCTAAGCTCGTCAGCGATAAGGACTTTAGGTGCCATTGATTTGGTTTCCTTCAGGAATTTGGTCAGCCGCCCAGCCGCCATGCCCACGCGTGAAGGGGCATGACGATCTGGTGGCGAAATGAGTTGGGTTACGCGGCGGCGCGGGTTTCGCGGATGGAGGCTAGCGCCCAATCCAGCCATGGCAGCAGGGCGGCCATGTCGGCTGGATCAACCGTTGCACCACCCCAAAGGCGTAGGCCTGGAGGCGCTGCGCGATAGCCAGCGATGTCGTGGGCGACACCCTCGGCATCCAGCGTGGTCGCAACCTGCTTCGCGACAGCGGCCTGATCATCCTCAGACAGCGAGGTGAACCAAGCATCCGTAATCTTCAGGCAGATTGACGTGCACGACCGCGTCGCAGGATCAGCGGCGAGGAAATCAAAGCTATCGGATGCTTCAACCCACTCGGTCACAGCCTTCAAGCTGCTCTCAGCGCGCTCAATCAGGGCTGATAGGCCACCGATTGATTTCGCCCAAGTTAGGGCGTCGATTTGATCTTCCACCGCCAGCATTGATGGGGTGTTGATCGTCTCGCCTTTGAAGATGCCTTCATTGATCTTACCGGCTTTGGTCATCCGGAAGATTTTCGGCATTGGCCATGGCGGGGTATAGGTCTCGAGCCGTTCAACAGCGCGCGGGCTTAACACCAGCATGCCATGCTGGGCCTCACCGCCCATCACCTTCTGCCAAGAGTAGGTGGTGACGTCGAGCTTGTCCCAGGACAGGTCCATCGCAAACGCCGCTGAAGTAGCATCACAGATGGTCAGGCCTTCGCGGTCATCGGCAATCCAATCGGCATTTGGCACGCGAACGCCAGAGGTGGTGCCATTCCAGACAAAGACACAGTCGTTTTTAGGATCAACCTGGGACAGGTCGGGTAAGTCGCCGTAATCGGCCTGAATGGTCCGGCAATTCTCCAGTTTCAGCTGTTTCACCACATCGGTGATCCAGTCATTGGAGAAGCTTTCCCAACCGAGCATATCGACACCACGGGCACCGAGCATGGACCACATGGCCATCTCGACAGCGCCGGTATCAGAGGCCGGCACGATGCCGATCCGATAGTCGTCAGGCACGCCAAGGATCTCGCGGGTCATGTCGATGACCTGCTTCAATTTTGCTTTGCCTGGTTTTGAACGGTGGGAGCGGGCGAGGCACGCGTCTTTCAAGACGTCAGTCGACCAACCTGGTCGCTTCGCACATGGACCCGAAGAAAAGAATGGAACGGCGGGTTTTACCGCCGGCGGGGTAGCCTGCTGCATTATGGCTATTCCTTCCAGAATAGTTGCATCCCGTTGGGGGGATGTGACCCGCCGCAAACGCTATTGATGCCGCAATGCAGCGTCAAGGCTTAATGCCAAGCGGCACCGCCCAGCAGCCGTGCGGGTTTTGCATCGCAAGTTCGGAGATAGGAAGACAGAGCGGGTTAGAGCTATTCGGCCCTAGCGGTCTGCCACTCCGTTTTAAGCTGGTAATCGGCCAGAAGACGCTCAAGCGCGTGGCTCGCCTGCTCACGCACCCGCTCACTTTTAAAGCTCGCCCAGAAGCTATTGAAGAATTCTGGGTTCTGGATCGCCTCGGCAAGTTGCGCGCGCACCAACTCTTGTGCGCCACCGGCGCTGATTGGTGCTGGCAACCAAAGCTTCAACAGCTCAATCAACGGTCGATGGTCGTCCGGCTCTCGTTGCTTGTCCATCTGACGCTCAACGATTTCAGAGATGACCTCATCAATCCCGCCAAGGATCGCATCTTTAGATTCAGCGGCGAACTGGTAGCCACGCAGCCGCTGATGGAACTTAAGCAATGGCGGAACGGGCGCCATGAAGCGCTCTGGATCGGTGGTAAGCTCACGGGATATGTCGCGCATCGATACCAGCTGCGCCAGAATGCGGCCCAGTTGATCCCTATTCTCCAAGCTCCGCATCATCGGGAACAGTGAGCTGATTAAGCTCAAGCGTTCCGTCGGTTGGCGGTAACGGACCAGGACCCGCTGCATGTTCTCTGAGGTTAGAACGCGGCCAATGCGCTCCTGCCAAACGGCGGCGAGCTCGGTATCACCGATCAGCGATGGCGCGATCTGTTCGATCTGCGCACCAATGCGGTCAATCTCACTCAACTCGCTGATTAGGTCACCGCTGGTCGCGGAACCGCCATCGGCCTTTGCCTCTGCCACAATCCGGCGGCGGATCGCGGCCCGGCTACGCGGTAGATAGCCCGCATTCATCAACTCATTGATCGGGTCGAAATTGACGCCAATGCCCTTACCGCCATCGAACACGCCAACCATCATATTGGCGAGCAGCATCAGCTTCTGCACACCGGTACGACCGGCAGCCAGATCATTCAGCATGCCGCGCACCTGGATCATGCTGGCAAACATCCGGTCGAGCGGTGCTGCCTGATCACGGGTAACCACGGCATTACAGAGGCCAGATAAGCGGCGCAACTTAACGGTGAAATTCGGGCCATCAGCCAGATGGGCGGCAATCGCGCGGCCGATTTCAAATGGGAAGCGCGCACCGGTTGTGCGCTGTAGCTGGGCAAAAACCTCGACATAGTTGTCGGAAGTCAGCTCAACCGGCGGCTCGGCCTTATCCCGGAGCGCCATGTCATCGAAGAGCTTTTGCATCAGCTCTGTCATCTCACGCACCCGGTCGGGGCCCGCGAGGTCCATCACCTGCGCCTGTTGCAAGGCAATTGGCTGTAAGCCTGCCTGCATAATCTGCCAGGACTGGGCCAACGCCGCTCCCGCCCGGGGATGATGCAGCATCTCTTCAACGCAGAGCGACTTGCTGGTTAGGAACGAGGCGAAGCCCTTGTTCAGCTGATAGGATGCCAGCTCGGTATACATGTCATCGGCGTCATGCCAGAGAATGTCGGCGGGCTTGGCAACCGCCGGCATGGTTAGATCCATCGCCTCTGGTTGGTCTGACCAATAATGGACCACCACACCGTCGTGGAACTGGCTGCGGCCATCGACGGTGACACGAACGACCCTTA
It encodes:
- a CDS encoding adenylosuccinate synthase, giving the protein MANVVVVGSQWGDEGKGKIVDWLSSRADVVVRFQGGHNAGHTLVIDGTVYKLSLLPSGIVRPGKLSIIGNGVVVDPWALLAEIDRLREQGLKIDATSLKVAENACLILPIHSAIDALKERLRGEHKLGTTGRGIGPAYEDKIARRAIRVCDLSDREVLEEKVKLLLAHHNAVLSAHDADTFEVDQVVSELTELADQILPYADVVWRRLDQLRAEGKRILFEGAQGAMLDVDHGTYPFVTSSNTVAAQAATGGSMGPNSLNYMLGITKAYTTRVGAGPFPTEQDNDVGQLLGERGHEFGTVTGRKRRCGWFDAVMVRQAVKINGITGIALTKLDVLDGMDEIKVCTGYKLNGEVIDYLPAAHKLQMAVEPIYETFEGWSESTQGARSWAELPATAIKYIRRIEELIEAPVSLLSTSPERDDTILMTDPFAV
- the serA gene encoding phosphoglycerate dehydrogenase, which produces MAPKVLIADELSPAAVDIFKQRGIEADVKTGLKPEELKEIIGSYDGLAVRSSTKPNADIFEAAHNLKVIGRAGIGVDNIEIPAATARGIVVMNTPFGNSITTAEHAISMMMALARQIPQANESTHAGKWEKKRFMGVELTGKTLGVIGCGNIGAIVADRAQGLKMKVIAFDPFLSEERALDLGVEKVELEDLFKRSEFITLHVPLTDQTRNIIDAKALDIMKPGVRIVNCARGGLIDEVALKAALDAGHVAGAALDVFLEEPAKENALFGHDNLICTPHLGASTNEAQENVALQVAEQMSDYLLDGAIVNALNMPSVSAEDAKRLAPYMSLAEQLGGFAGQITESGLKSVEITYAGAAAEVNIKPLTQIILKSLLGPLLESVNMVNAPVLAKERDIKVTESRTEKVEDYQTLISIEVVTDRRKRRVSGTLMAGDRPRIVEIEGVSVETSVTSNMLFVRNDDKPGFIGNLGRTLGDANINIASFDLGRRAEGDEAICIVAVDQRIDEGLLGRISKLPNVIQARTLSF
- a CDS encoding VCBS repeat-containing protein is translated as MLSRLLIPSLFAFTLFLAPSAVAQTEQIPATQNEQMNDPQPLNRAGRNMEPKVVARGRSVIIRPGLRSIYVTDAGEPRVVADTRREFVLERTFNSMAIRPLTQQSEIILPARDVIPDGRAGKGQNTIEEAWLIQPTSRYPHGALGDNIEAGALRVILKNGAVSAFRLSDGSVFEGLQPTIGDVDGDGTDEVLVVNSNAQRGSVLQIYKPVDLGNGVTRLQMIGEGLGTGRKNRWLNPVGVGDFNQDGYPEIAVVHLPHIEGVLSVHQFRNGRFQELARMTGFSNHAHGSPQTAMNIIRDITGDNRPDLIVPALDRRALRVMTMNGRDLVEIGQLQLPSPVKTDILWIEDALTLGLEDNSVLSLSVFIQ
- a CDS encoding phosphoserine transaminase gives rise to the protein MQQATPPAVKPAVPFFSSGPCAKRPGWSTDVLKDACLARSHRSKPGKAKLKQVIDMTREILGVPDDYRIGIVPASDTGAVEMAMWSMLGARGVDMLGWESFSNDWITDVVKQLKLENCRTIQADYGDLPDLSQVDPKNDCVFVWNGTTSGVRVPNADWIADDREGLTICDATSAAFAMDLSWDKLDVTTYSWQKVMGGEAQHGMLVLSPRAVERLETYTPPWPMPKIFRMTKAGKINEGIFKGETINTPSMLAVEDQIDALTWAKSIGGLSALIERAESSLKAVTEWVEASDSFDFLAADPATRSCTSICLKITDAWFTSLSEDDQAAVAKQVATTLDAEGVAHDIAGYRAAPPGLRLWGGATVDPADMAALLPWLDWALASIRETRAAA
- a CDS encoding ATP phosphoribosyltransferase regulatory subunit, translating into MAAAEWSTVNRLIDTYMGFGFALVKPPLMEFEAGLMSGPGVALAPQTFRLMDPVSSKMLGLRADITAQIARIAGSRLQAHARPLRLAYAGEVVRVNGTDLRPERQFCQVGAELIGAIEASADAEIITMAVAALRQLDIEGLSIDLCLPTLQPHFLRGSGLTGDDLADLAEAVRRRDREAVLTVESPVSRVLADLLNASGPVSTALPALQAVEMPSGLKGDVQRLISVVELVQRDLPDLTITVDPLERRGFEYQTGLSFTLFARDVRGELGRGGRYRSAGVMGAEPVKRVEGEAANRLATLGEPAVGFTLFMDSIMRALPAADQEKRLAVPASLTLAERQKLSAEGWVVIRDLGDQPDELAAFAVAQRCTHFWQGNEAKPVTKTD